A window of the Megalopta genalis isolate 19385.01 chromosome 2, iyMegGena1_principal, whole genome shotgun sequence genome harbors these coding sequences:
- the Gli gene encoding carboxyl ester lipase-like protein Gli isoform X1, with amino-acid sequence MAVYRLHWWSVVRVCFFLGCLATAALCQEQIPAGNRYYGRDGVYVPNNGPDHRTDTYIYKDRRYGYRPSYLDPVYKGPPRLPDDRYHFEDTTSRLPLPGVLGGWREDLQGKERPDSKTLDRDVTVTTTYGQVQGFKVYLYDNPQARHRPWSLPVERVTKHVNVFLGIPYAQPPTREGRFRPPRPHGGWQLLQAVDWGPACPQPSTYTGATKGVKDVDEDCLYLNVFTPYIGSGVAQPYAVMLYIHGGEFTYGASNLFSGHMLAAFYNVVVVSINYRLGALGFLSTGDENSPGNYGLLDQAMALRWVHDNIRAFNGNPDAITLFGPGAGAASAGLLMVAPGTRDMVSKVIAQSGSPLADWAVIMDKYRAQNTSRVYAEMLGCSIESSWKLVQCLKDGRSFLELGNSQLKPHVGMFPWAPVFDFNFTLPSDNLYENWRTSDWRFFTETPENSIKHRRFKRNLAYMAGVTTQEAAYILYNNATLARNQYIIDPESFDQKLWEFVLQYNYTLNPLGVYEAIKYMYTYWPDPKNVTDIRDQYVNLLSDFHYVAPFDKMAKLLVEKGVPTFLYVLNTTIEALNLPEWRRVPHDTELLWLTGAPFMDVEYFPEKWKLKRDMWTDNDRNMSHFFMQAYSNFATYGNPTPSQILGLHMEVARQGQLRYLNINTTFNSSILLNYRQTESAFWSMYLPTVIGRLVPTYPPVTEYWWEPKQPLQIAFWSVSTACLLLIVLSVVCCMLWRNAKRQSDHYYSGDILMVRDDEPSEGIENLTRSSKENVYEYRDAPPLRSRAARQNEAKLQERLAQNRKFSSTPSLRSNSNISLKDMRSEGFVTSSPNGHPKLNKTLSQPALRKSKTQLVQGVPQTAV; translated from the exons ATGGCCGTGTATAGGCTGCACTGGTGGTCGGTCGTTCGCGTCTGCTTTTTCTTGGGGTGCCTCGCGACTGCGGCGCTGTGTCAAGAACAAATACCAGCCGGCAATCGGTATTATGGCCGAGACGGTGTCTATGTGCCTAACAACGGACCCGATCACAGGACTGACACTTATATTTACAAGGATAGAAGGTACGGGTACCGTCCCAGTTACCTGGACCCTGTTTACAAAGGACCACCGAGACTGCCAGACGACCGATATCATTTCGAG GATACTACTTCAAGATTACCGCTGCCTGGAGTACTAGGAGGTTGGCGGGAGGATCTTCAAGGCAAAGAACGACCTGACTCTAAAACCTTAGACAGAGATGTCACTGTTACTACCACCTATGGACAAGTGCAAGGGTTTAAAGTCTATTTGTACGATAATCCACAAGCGAGACATAGACCGTGGAGTTTGCCGGTAGAAAGAGTCACGAAACATGTTAACGTATTTCTGGGCATTCCGTATGCCCAGCCACCTACGAGGGAGGGCCGTTTCAGGCCTCCCAGACCTCACGGTGGATGGCAATTGCTTCAAGCTGTAGACTGGGGACCGGCATGTCCTCAGCCCAGCACATACACCGGTGCTACTAAAGGTGTCAAAGATGTAGACGAAGACTGCTTATATCTAAATGTGTTCACACCCTACATTGGTTCTGGTGTAGCTCAACCGTATGCCGTAATGTTATATATTCATGGTGGAGAGTTTACTTATGGAGCTAGTAACTTATTCTCTGGTCACATGTTGGCAGCATTTTACAATGTAGTAGTAGTGTCAATTAATTATCGATTGGGAGCATTGGGATTCCTAAGCACAGGAGATGAAAATAGTCCTGGAAATTATGGACTCTTGGACCAAGCGATGGCGCTGAGATGGGTGCACGATAACATTCGAGCTTTCAACGGTAATCCCGACGCGATAACGCTTTTTGGTCCAGGCGCCGGTGCCGCTAGCGCCGGACTTTTAATGGTTGCTCCTGGTACTAGAGACATGGTCTCGAAAGTAATAGCTCAGTCGGGTTCTCCGCTGGCGGATTGGGCAGTCATAATGGATAAGTACAGAGCTCAGAACACGTCCAGAGTATACGCCGAGATGTTGGGCTGCAGCATAGAGAGTAGCTGGAAATTGGTTCAGTGTTTAAAGGATGGACGAAGCTTTCTTGAATTGGGTAACTCTCAGTTAAAGCCGCACGTTGGAATGTTCCCATGGGCGCCCGTGTTTGATTTCAACTTCACATTGCCTAGCGACAATCTGTACGAAAACTGGAGAACATCGGACTGGCGATTTTTTACCGAAACGCCTGAAAACAGTATTAAACATCGTAGGTTTAAACGCAACTTGGCGTACATGGCTGGTGTGACCACCCAAGAAGCAGCATACATACTAT ATAACAATGCCACACTGGCAAGGAATCAGTACATTATAGATCCAGAGTCGTTCGACCAAAAGCTATGGGAGTTCGTTCTTCAGTACAATTACACACTAAACCCGCTGGGTGTATACGAAGccattaaatatatgtatacttatTGGCCGGATCCTAAAAACGTTACGGACATCCGCGATCAGTATGTGAAC CTGCTGTCCGATTTCCATTACGTGGCCCCATTTGACAAAATGGCAAAGCTTCTGGTGGAAAAGGGTGTGCCTACTTTCTTGTATGTACTGAACACAACTATAGAGGCGTTGAATCTACCAGAGTGGCGGAGGGTGCCCCACGATACCGAACTTCTTTGGCTTACGGGAGCGCCATTCATGGATGTTG AATATTTCCCAGAGAAATGGAAATTGAAACGAGATATGTGGACCGATAACGACCGCAACATGAGTCACTTTTTTATGCAGGCATATTCAAATTTTGCAACGTATGG GAATCCTACACCGTCGCAAATCTTGGGATTACACATGGAAGTCGCTAGGCAGGGCCAATTGCggtatttaaatattaatactaCCTTCAATAGTTCAATTCTGCTGAACTATAGGCAAACAGAGAGCGCTTTCTGGTCCATGTATTTACCCACCGTTATTGGTCGCTTGGTGCCCACGTATCCTCCGGTTACCGAG TATTGGTGGGAACCGAAGCAGCCATTGCAAATTGCCTTCTGGTCAGTCTCAACAGCGTGTCTGCTGTTGATCGTGCTCTCCGTAGTGTGCTGCATGCTTTGGCGTAACGCCAAAAG ACAATCTGATCACTACTATAGCGGGGACATCCTGATGGTTCGAGACGACGAACCCTCGGAGGGAATCGAGAATCTGACTCGTTCCTCCAAGGAGAACGTCTACGAGTACCGGGATGCGCCGCCTTTGAGGTCAAGAGCTGCAAGGCAGAACGAAGCGAAGCTTCAGGAACGATTGGCGCAGAACCGGAAGTTCAGCTCGACCCCATCGCTCAGAAGTAATTCGAACATCTCGCTGAAAGACATGCGCTCCGAAGGATTTGTTACCAGTTCGCCAAACGGGCATCCGAAGCTGAACAAAACGCTCAGCCAACCCGCGTTGCGCAAAAGTAAAACGCAGCTAgttcagggtgtcccacaaaCAGCTGTCTAA
- the Gli gene encoding carboxyl ester lipase-like protein Gli isoform X3 has product MAVYRLHWWSVVRVCFFLGCLATAALCQEQIPAGNRYYGRDGVYVPNNGPDHRTDTYIYKDRRYGYRPSYLDPVYKGPPRLPDDRYHFEDTTSRLPLPGVLGGWREDLQGKERPDSKTLDRDVTVTTTYGQVQGFKVYLYDNPQARHRPWSLPVERVTKHVNVFLGIPYAQPPTREGRFRPPRPHGGWQLLQAVDWGPACPQPSTYTGATKGVKDVDEDCLYLNVFTPYIGSGVAQPYAVMLYIHGGEFTYGASNLFSGHMLAAFYNVVVVSINYRLGALGFLSTGDENSPGNYGLLDQAMALRWVHDNIRAFNGNPDAITLFGPGAGAASAGLLMVAPGTRDMVSKVIAQSGSPLADWAVIMDKYRAQNTSRVYAEMLGCSIESSWKLVQCLKDGRSFLELGNSQLKPHVGMFPWAPVFDFNFTLPSDNLYENWRTSDWRFFTETPENSIKHRRFKRNLAYMAGVTTQEAAYILYNNATLARNQYIIDPESFDQKLWEFVLQYNYTLNPLGVYEAIKYMYTYWPDPKNVTDIRDQYVNLLSDFHYVAPFDKMAKLLVEKGVPTFLYVLNTTIEALNLPEWRRVPHDTELLWLTGAPFMDVEYFPEKWKLKRDMWTDNDRNMSHFFMQAYSNFATYGNPTPSQILGLHMEVARQGQLRYLNINTTFNSSILLNYRQTESAFWSMYLPTVIGRLVPTYPPVTEYWWEPKQPLQIAFWSVSTACLLLIVLSVVCCMLWRNAKR; this is encoded by the exons ATGGCCGTGTATAGGCTGCACTGGTGGTCGGTCGTTCGCGTCTGCTTTTTCTTGGGGTGCCTCGCGACTGCGGCGCTGTGTCAAGAACAAATACCAGCCGGCAATCGGTATTATGGCCGAGACGGTGTCTATGTGCCTAACAACGGACCCGATCACAGGACTGACACTTATATTTACAAGGATAGAAGGTACGGGTACCGTCCCAGTTACCTGGACCCTGTTTACAAAGGACCACCGAGACTGCCAGACGACCGATATCATTTCGAG GATACTACTTCAAGATTACCGCTGCCTGGAGTACTAGGAGGTTGGCGGGAGGATCTTCAAGGCAAAGAACGACCTGACTCTAAAACCTTAGACAGAGATGTCACTGTTACTACCACCTATGGACAAGTGCAAGGGTTTAAAGTCTATTTGTACGATAATCCACAAGCGAGACATAGACCGTGGAGTTTGCCGGTAGAAAGAGTCACGAAACATGTTAACGTATTTCTGGGCATTCCGTATGCCCAGCCACCTACGAGGGAGGGCCGTTTCAGGCCTCCCAGACCTCACGGTGGATGGCAATTGCTTCAAGCTGTAGACTGGGGACCGGCATGTCCTCAGCCCAGCACATACACCGGTGCTACTAAAGGTGTCAAAGATGTAGACGAAGACTGCTTATATCTAAATGTGTTCACACCCTACATTGGTTCTGGTGTAGCTCAACCGTATGCCGTAATGTTATATATTCATGGTGGAGAGTTTACTTATGGAGCTAGTAACTTATTCTCTGGTCACATGTTGGCAGCATTTTACAATGTAGTAGTAGTGTCAATTAATTATCGATTGGGAGCATTGGGATTCCTAAGCACAGGAGATGAAAATAGTCCTGGAAATTATGGACTCTTGGACCAAGCGATGGCGCTGAGATGGGTGCACGATAACATTCGAGCTTTCAACGGTAATCCCGACGCGATAACGCTTTTTGGTCCAGGCGCCGGTGCCGCTAGCGCCGGACTTTTAATGGTTGCTCCTGGTACTAGAGACATGGTCTCGAAAGTAATAGCTCAGTCGGGTTCTCCGCTGGCGGATTGGGCAGTCATAATGGATAAGTACAGAGCTCAGAACACGTCCAGAGTATACGCCGAGATGTTGGGCTGCAGCATAGAGAGTAGCTGGAAATTGGTTCAGTGTTTAAAGGATGGACGAAGCTTTCTTGAATTGGGTAACTCTCAGTTAAAGCCGCACGTTGGAATGTTCCCATGGGCGCCCGTGTTTGATTTCAACTTCACATTGCCTAGCGACAATCTGTACGAAAACTGGAGAACATCGGACTGGCGATTTTTTACCGAAACGCCTGAAAACAGTATTAAACATCGTAGGTTTAAACGCAACTTGGCGTACATGGCTGGTGTGACCACCCAAGAAGCAGCATACATACTAT ATAACAATGCCACACTGGCAAGGAATCAGTACATTATAGATCCAGAGTCGTTCGACCAAAAGCTATGGGAGTTCGTTCTTCAGTACAATTACACACTAAACCCGCTGGGTGTATACGAAGccattaaatatatgtatacttatTGGCCGGATCCTAAAAACGTTACGGACATCCGCGATCAGTATGTGAAC CTGCTGTCCGATTTCCATTACGTGGCCCCATTTGACAAAATGGCAAAGCTTCTGGTGGAAAAGGGTGTGCCTACTTTCTTGTATGTACTGAACACAACTATAGAGGCGTTGAATCTACCAGAGTGGCGGAGGGTGCCCCACGATACCGAACTTCTTTGGCTTACGGGAGCGCCATTCATGGATGTTG AATATTTCCCAGAGAAATGGAAATTGAAACGAGATATGTGGACCGATAACGACCGCAACATGAGTCACTTTTTTATGCAGGCATATTCAAATTTTGCAACGTATGG GAATCCTACACCGTCGCAAATCTTGGGATTACACATGGAAGTCGCTAGGCAGGGCCAATTGCggtatttaaatattaatactaCCTTCAATAGTTCAATTCTGCTGAACTATAGGCAAACAGAGAGCGCTTTCTGGTCCATGTATTTACCCACCGTTATTGGTCGCTTGGTGCCCACGTATCCTCCGGTTACCGAG TATTGGTGGGAACCGAAGCAGCCATTGCAAATTGCCTTCTGGTCAGTCTCAACAGCGTGTCTGCTGTTGATCGTGCTCTCCGTAGTGTGCTGCATGCTTTGGCGTAACGCCAAAAGGTAA
- the Gli gene encoding carboxyl ester lipase-like protein Gli isoform X2: MAVYRLHWWSVVRVCFFLGCLATAALCQEQIPAGNRYYGRDGVYVPNNGPDHRTDTYIYKDRRYGYRPSYLDPVYKGPPRLPDDRYHFEDTTSRLPLPGVLGGWREDLQGKERPDSKTLDRDVTVTTTYGQVQGFKVYLYDNPQARHRPWSLPVERVTKHVNVFLGIPYAQPPTREGRFRPPRPHGGWQLLQAVDWGPACPQPSTYTGATKGVKDVDEDCLYLNVFTPYIGSGVAQPYAVMLYIHGGEFTYGASNLFSGHMLAAFYNVVVVSINYRLGALGFLSTGDENSPGNYGLLDQAMALRWVHDNIRAFNGNPDAITLFGPGAGAASAGLLMVAPGTRDMVSKVIAQSGSPLADWAVIMDKYRAQNTSRVYAEMLGCSIESSWKLVQCLKDGRSFLELGNSQLKPHVGMFPWAPVFDFNFTLPSDNLYENWRTSDWRFFTETPENSIKHRRFKRNLAYMAGVTTQEAAYILYNNATLARNQYIIDPESFDQKLWEFVLQYNYTLNPLGVYEAIKYMYTYWPDPKNVTDIRDQYVNLLSDFHYVAPFDKMAKLLVEKGVPTFLYVLNTTIEALNLPEWRRVPHDTELLWLTGAPFMDVEYFPEKWKLKRDMWTDNDRNMSHFFMQAYSNFATYGNPTPSQILGLHMEVARQGQLRYLNINTTFNSSILLNYRQTESAFWSMYLPTVIGRLVPTYPPVTEYWWEPKQPLQIAFWSVSTACLLLIVLSVVCCMLWRNAKSKTKAARVYADNLITTIAGTS; this comes from the exons ATGGCCGTGTATAGGCTGCACTGGTGGTCGGTCGTTCGCGTCTGCTTTTTCTTGGGGTGCCTCGCGACTGCGGCGCTGTGTCAAGAACAAATACCAGCCGGCAATCGGTATTATGGCCGAGACGGTGTCTATGTGCCTAACAACGGACCCGATCACAGGACTGACACTTATATTTACAAGGATAGAAGGTACGGGTACCGTCCCAGTTACCTGGACCCTGTTTACAAAGGACCACCGAGACTGCCAGACGACCGATATCATTTCGAG GATACTACTTCAAGATTACCGCTGCCTGGAGTACTAGGAGGTTGGCGGGAGGATCTTCAAGGCAAAGAACGACCTGACTCTAAAACCTTAGACAGAGATGTCACTGTTACTACCACCTATGGACAAGTGCAAGGGTTTAAAGTCTATTTGTACGATAATCCACAAGCGAGACATAGACCGTGGAGTTTGCCGGTAGAAAGAGTCACGAAACATGTTAACGTATTTCTGGGCATTCCGTATGCCCAGCCACCTACGAGGGAGGGCCGTTTCAGGCCTCCCAGACCTCACGGTGGATGGCAATTGCTTCAAGCTGTAGACTGGGGACCGGCATGTCCTCAGCCCAGCACATACACCGGTGCTACTAAAGGTGTCAAAGATGTAGACGAAGACTGCTTATATCTAAATGTGTTCACACCCTACATTGGTTCTGGTGTAGCTCAACCGTATGCCGTAATGTTATATATTCATGGTGGAGAGTTTACTTATGGAGCTAGTAACTTATTCTCTGGTCACATGTTGGCAGCATTTTACAATGTAGTAGTAGTGTCAATTAATTATCGATTGGGAGCATTGGGATTCCTAAGCACAGGAGATGAAAATAGTCCTGGAAATTATGGACTCTTGGACCAAGCGATGGCGCTGAGATGGGTGCACGATAACATTCGAGCTTTCAACGGTAATCCCGACGCGATAACGCTTTTTGGTCCAGGCGCCGGTGCCGCTAGCGCCGGACTTTTAATGGTTGCTCCTGGTACTAGAGACATGGTCTCGAAAGTAATAGCTCAGTCGGGTTCTCCGCTGGCGGATTGGGCAGTCATAATGGATAAGTACAGAGCTCAGAACACGTCCAGAGTATACGCCGAGATGTTGGGCTGCAGCATAGAGAGTAGCTGGAAATTGGTTCAGTGTTTAAAGGATGGACGAAGCTTTCTTGAATTGGGTAACTCTCAGTTAAAGCCGCACGTTGGAATGTTCCCATGGGCGCCCGTGTTTGATTTCAACTTCACATTGCCTAGCGACAATCTGTACGAAAACTGGAGAACATCGGACTGGCGATTTTTTACCGAAACGCCTGAAAACAGTATTAAACATCGTAGGTTTAAACGCAACTTGGCGTACATGGCTGGTGTGACCACCCAAGAAGCAGCATACATACTAT ATAACAATGCCACACTGGCAAGGAATCAGTACATTATAGATCCAGAGTCGTTCGACCAAAAGCTATGGGAGTTCGTTCTTCAGTACAATTACACACTAAACCCGCTGGGTGTATACGAAGccattaaatatatgtatacttatTGGCCGGATCCTAAAAACGTTACGGACATCCGCGATCAGTATGTGAAC CTGCTGTCCGATTTCCATTACGTGGCCCCATTTGACAAAATGGCAAAGCTTCTGGTGGAAAAGGGTGTGCCTACTTTCTTGTATGTACTGAACACAACTATAGAGGCGTTGAATCTACCAGAGTGGCGGAGGGTGCCCCACGATACCGAACTTCTTTGGCTTACGGGAGCGCCATTCATGGATGTTG AATATTTCCCAGAGAAATGGAAATTGAAACGAGATATGTGGACCGATAACGACCGCAACATGAGTCACTTTTTTATGCAGGCATATTCAAATTTTGCAACGTATGG GAATCCTACACCGTCGCAAATCTTGGGATTACACATGGAAGTCGCTAGGCAGGGCCAATTGCggtatttaaatattaatactaCCTTCAATAGTTCAATTCTGCTGAACTATAGGCAAACAGAGAGCGCTTTCTGGTCCATGTATTTACCCACCGTTATTGGTCGCTTGGTGCCCACGTATCCTCCGGTTACCGAG TATTGGTGGGAACCGAAGCAGCCATTGCAAATTGCCTTCTGGTCAGTCTCAACAGCGTGTCTGCTGTTGATCGTGCTCTCCGTAGTGTGCTGCATGCTTTGGCGTAACGCCAAAAG CAAAACTAAGGCTGCCAGAGTATACGCAG ACAATCTGATCACTACTATAGCGGGGACATCCTGA